The stretch of DNA TGAAAAAGCTCGTAAAAAATTAAAAAGTGGCGTTGACCAATTAGCTAATGCGGTTAAAGTTACCTTAGGACCTAAGGGTAGAAATGTGGCCTTAGATAAAGGTTTCGGCTCGCCAACGATTACTTGTGACGGTGTAACAGTTGCTAAAGAAATTGAATTAGAAGATAAATTTGAAAACATGGGGGCGCAATTAGTCCAAGAAGTTGCTTCTAAAACCAACGATATTGCTGGTGATGGCACTACTACGGCTACCATTTTAGCTCAAGCGATTATCAACCAAGGTTTGAAAAATGTCACAGCTGGTTCCAGTCCACTTTTAATTAAAAAAGGTTTGGATCTAGGCATGCAAGCTATTACCGTCGAATTAAAAGAAAAAATTTCTCGACCAGTTAAATCCAAAGAAGAAATTGCTCAGGTGGCTTCGATTTCAGCTAATGATCAAAAGGTTGGAAATTTAATCGCCGAAGCCATGGAAAAAGTTGGTCAAGATGGCGTGATTACAGTTGAAGAATCACAGTCTTTTGGGATTGATGTGGAAGTAGTTGAAGGTATGCAATTTGATAAGGGTTATCTATCGCCCTATATGATTACTGATCCAGACAAAATGGAGGCTGTTTATGAAGATGCTCATATTTTGATTACGGATCAAAAAATTTCAAGTATCAAAGATATTTTGCCCTTGTTAGAAAAAATGGCTCAATCAGGAAGAAAGGATTTAGTTATTATTGCTGACGAAGTTGATGGTGAGGCTTTGGCCACTTTAGTGGTTAATAAATTGCGAGGAACTTTTAACGCTTTGGCGGTTAAAGCGCCAGGCTTTGGTGATCGTAAAAAAGAGATGTTGCAAGATGTAGCCGTTTTAACTGGTGGTAAATTTATCTCCGAAGAAGTTGGACTTAAACTAGAAAGCGTGACTATGGATGATTTGGGCCAAGCTCGGCGGGTGGTGGCAACTAAAGATAATACTACCATTGTTGAGGGTAAGGGTGATAAAAACGCCGTGGATGAGCGTATTGCTCAAATTAGAAAAAGCTTAGAAAAGGTTGATTCAGATTTTGATAAAGAAAAATTGCAAGAACGTTTAGCTAAATTAGCCGGTGGCGTGGCGGTGATTAAGGTTGGCGCTGCTACGGAAACCGAACAAAAAGAAATTCAACATCGCGTTGAAGACGCCCTAGAGGCGACCAAGGCCGCAGTTGAAGAAGGTGTAGTCGTTGGTGGTGGCGTAGCTTTATTACGAGCCTTACCGGCTTTAGATAAGCTAGAAGTTGAGGGCGAGGTTAAATTAGGCTTAGATATTTTAAAACGCGCTCTAGAAGAACCAGCTAAACAAATTGCAATTAATGCTGGTAAAGACGGCGCAGTAGTGGTGGAAGAAATTAAAAAACATAAAGATAACTATGGTTATAATGCTGCTTTAGACAAGTTTGAAGATTTGGTTGAGGCTGGGATTATTGATCCAACCAAAGTAACTCGTTCAGCCTTGCAAAATGCAGTTTCAATTGCTAGTCTTATTTTAACCACAGAGGCTTGCGTGACTGATATTCCAAAAGAAAAAGATGATAATCCAATGTCGGCTATACCAGGTGGTATGTCAGGAATGGGCATGTAATTAGTTGAATAAATTTAAAAAAAGGACCGGAGAATTCCGGTCTTTTTTGATTGTCTTATTTTCTAGTTAGAATAAGATTGAGGCTGTATTGATGGTGCAAAAGCCATCTCGTGGCTGTCAGCGATTGGGTTAGAATCTGCAGCATATTTATACACTGGGTCGAATCTTCCGAAAAGCAGACTGGAGTGGGTGGGTTGATTATAACCATATCCATTGAATAGGGAAAGTCTTCAATGGCAACCTGATAGTCGCCGTGATTGTCTAGGTTGTTTGGTAGTTGGTATGAGAACATAACAAAGCAGTTGATACTTTTAATTGCGTTTTCACTGCAGTCAATCAAGTTTTCAACCGCCGATTCAGGATCGTAATAGCCAAAAGCATCTTTAGGTAATTCTTGCCAATCTCCCAGGCAAGGTCCATCAGCGAAAGAATGGTCGTAAATGCCAGCATGGCTGACACAGACGGTTTGGCGTTGAACTAACGATTGTTGAGAACAGCCGAAGCCGACCAATAGCAGACAGATTAGAGCTATCGTCCAGCTTAATTTAAAAGAACGCATACGTCCTCCTTCGAAATAAAAGAAATTGAAACAGAGGGTGACTATTTAATGAGTTTAGCGCATTTGGTTTTTTTTGTCAAGAGTGGTATAATAAAAAAAAGAATTTTAAAAAATAAAAATATGTTAATAATTTGGATTTTAGTTTTTGCGGTGAGCTTATTTGTCTTAATTAAAGCGGCTGATTATTTTACCGATGCTGCTTCAAAATTAGGTTTAATTTTAGGTTTGTCACCATTTATTGTTGGTGTAGTTATTGTGGGCGTTGGCACATCTTTACCGGAATTAGCATCTTCAATTAGTGCCGTTTTAAAGGGCACAACTGAAGTGGTGGCGGGCAATGTTGTTGGTTCTAATATTGCTAACATTTTATTAATTATTGGTTTGAGTGCTGTTATTTTTAAAAAAATAGAAGTCAAACGTGAATTAATTAATTTAGATTTACCCTTGTTGGCTGGAACTACGGTTATTTTAATTGTTTTATTATTGTGGGATGGGGTATTTAATTTTTTTGAAGCATTAGTTGCTTTGTTGGTTTATGGAATTTATATTCATTACGTTTTTAAAAATCACGATCATGATTTTAAACCGATTAAAATTCATAAAGAAAAAATAGATTTTAAATTAATTGCTATTTTAATTTCAAGTGTTGTTTTTATTTGTTTAGGAGCGAATTATGTAATTGAATCGGTAATTAAAATTTCACAAATTTTAAATATTGGCACGGCCATTATTTCTTTAAGTGCAGTAGCTTTGGGCACGTCTTTGCCAGAATTATTTGTTTCAATTAGTGCGGCTAAGAAAAAAGATTATGAAATGGCCTTGGGTAATGTTTTTGGTTCAAATATTTTTAATGGTTGTGTGGTGATTGGTATTCCAGCTTTAATCCATAATTTAGAAATCTCAGCCACCATAATTACTATTGGTTTGCCCTTTTTAATTATAGCAACGATTTTGTATGTAATTTCAGGTATTAAACGGATGGTTTATGTTTGGGAGGGCGCTTTATATGTTTTAATATATTTTGTTTTTCTAGCTAAAATATTTAATTTATTTTAATTTTTAAAAATATGCCAGACAAAAAATTATCAGCTGAAACTTTAAATAATCAAGATAAAGTTTTGGCAGCCATCAGTTACATATGGATTTTATGGGTTATTCCTTTTGTTATTAATCATAAAAAAGATTTTGTGATCCAGCACGCCAAACAAGGCCTACTTTTATTTATTTGCGAAATTGTAGCTTGGAGTTTGGGTGTTTTGCCGTTTATTGGTTTTCTTTTAGGATCAATGGCTTGGATGTTGTGTATTATTTTAGTGATAATTGGAATTATTAAAGCCATTAATGGCGAAGCTTGGCAAATTCCCTATATTGGCCATTTAGTTGATAAAATAAATAATAAATAAAAATAATTTTTATGACACACACAAATAAATTTGTTTATTGGTTTAAGGAATTAAACATTAAAGATGTATCTCAAGTTGGAGGTAAAAATGCTTCTTTGGGCGAAATGTATCAAAAATTAATTTCCAAGGGCGTGCGTGTGCCAAACGGTTTTGCAACGACCGCTGAAGCTTATCAATATTTTTTAAAACAAAGTGGGTTAGCTGACGAAATTAAAACAACCCTACATGGTTTAGATGTGACCAATATCAAAGAATTAATGAAACGAGGTGAGAAAATTCGCCAAATGATTTTGAAGGCCGATTTACCATTAGAACTAGAAAAACAAATTCGGCAGGCTTATCAAAAATTAG from Patescibacteria group bacterium encodes:
- the groL gene encoding chaperonin GroEL (60 kDa chaperone family; promotes refolding of misfolded polypeptides especially under stressful conditions; forms two stacked rings of heptamers to form a barrel-shaped 14mer; ends can be capped by GroES; misfolded proteins enter the barrel where they are refolded when GroES binds), producing the protein MAKQIIFDEKARKKLKSGVDQLANAVKVTLGPKGRNVALDKGFGSPTITCDGVTVAKEIELEDKFENMGAQLVQEVASKTNDIAGDGTTTATILAQAIINQGLKNVTAGSSPLLIKKGLDLGMQAITVELKEKISRPVKSKEEIAQVASISANDQKVGNLIAEAMEKVGQDGVITVEESQSFGIDVEVVEGMQFDKGYLSPYMITDPDKMEAVYEDAHILITDQKISSIKDILPLLEKMAQSGRKDLVIIADEVDGEALATLVVNKLRGTFNALAVKAPGFGDRKKEMLQDVAVLTGGKFISEEVGLKLESVTMDDLGQARRVVATKDNTTIVEGKGDKNAVDERIAQIRKSLEKVDSDFDKEKLQERLAKLAGGVAVIKVGAATETEQKEIQHRVEDALEATKAAVEEGVVVGGGVALLRALPALDKLEVEGEVKLGLDILKRALEEPAKQIAINAGKDGAVVVEEIKKHKDNYGYNAALDKFEDLVEAGIIDPTKVTRSALQNAVSIASLILTTEACVTDIPKEKDDNPMSAIPGGMSGMGM
- a CDS encoding calcium/sodium antiporter, with the translated sequence MLIIWILVFAVSLFVLIKAADYFTDAASKLGLILGLSPFIVGVVIVGVGTSLPELASSISAVLKGTTEVVAGNVVGSNIANILLIIGLSAVIFKKIEVKRELINLDLPLLAGTTVILIVLLLWDGVFNFFEALVALLVYGIYIHYVFKNHDHDFKPIKIHKEKIDFKLIAILISSVVFICLGANYVIESVIKISQILNIGTAIISLSAVALGTSLPELFVSISAAKKKDYEMALGNVFGSNIFNGCVVIGIPALIHNLEISATIITIGLPFLIIATILYVISGIKRMVYVWEGALYVLIYFVFLAKIFNLF
- a CDS encoding DUF4870 domain-containing protein; the protein is MPDKKLSAETLNNQDKVLAAISYIWILWVIPFVINHKKDFVIQHAKQGLLLFICEIVAWSLGVLPFIGFLLGSMAWMLCIILVIIGIIKAINGEAWQIPYIGHLVDKINNK